Proteins encoded in a region of the Sander lucioperca isolate FBNREF2018 chromosome 4, SLUC_FBN_1.2, whole genome shotgun sequence genome:
- the ern2 gene encoding serine/threonine-protein kinase/endoribonuclease IRE1 isoform X1 — MKQSVLRVMGALERLLLSLLLLSWEGKLLQVGGVRSVTLPESLLFVSTLDGSLHAVSKQSGDIKWTLREDPIIQVPVYFTEPGFLPDPNDGSLYVLGGKHKEGLMKLPFTIPELVQSAPCRSSDGILYTGKKQDVWFVVDPETGEKQTSLTTSSSESICPNTPLLYIGRTEYMVTMFDTKTQELRWNATYNDYSAPPYDDKQDYKMAHLVSSGDGLVVTVDRETGDVLWSQNYGSPVVGVYLYSGDTLRHAPHLSLAMETLRFLTFSSANDHEDAHSTLKWSYQFVKEQATAQTQLVPTLYVGKLDSHLYASTSLVHHGVSLVPRGLTLARIEGPLTAGVTVRERGECEITPSTDVRYPPGSTNSRKNHWLLIGHHELPPVAHTTMLRDFPVGLQRSGEAVIPPRPSASSASHASYYHERYFQTVAGSHSDTNANRGGVDARTTEQAQRPVAVLPIYMTPDRLTLAVLTLLLGGWLAFALTYPVRAAHQLKAQRQLEEAFESRLQRMHNNMQNNMQTSMQTNMQNNTQNNMQTSMQTNMQNNTQNNMQTSMQTNVQRGTSVSSETTLSTDTNPSGDSQPASADPPPSPHAHSSSSTSDVDTNGTTGHNPTAVGNGEEVRVGKISFTPSEVLGHGTAGTFVFRGHFDGRHVAVKRILPECFEVAEREVQLLRESDTHPYVIRYFCTERDRLFTYIAIELCAATLQQYVEDPSCFPEVNPITLLGQTMCGLSHLHSLNIVHRDLKPRNILLSGPSALGQVRALISDFGLCKKIPDGRSSFSLRSGIPGTDGWIAPEVLRDTPGNKPTAAVDVFSAGCVFYFVISRGQHPFGDSLRRQVNILSGEYSLSHFMDDIHDDVIAQDLIEQMISGEPSARPSTACVLKHPFFWSPEKQLLFFQDVSDRIEKEPADSPIVVKLETAGRAVVRTNWRMHISVPLQTDLRRFRTYKGNSVRDLLRAMRNKKHHYHELPPEVQETLGELPEGFVSYFTSRFPRLLMHTHAALHICSPERLFHPYYLQPNAKSQ, encoded by the exons ATGAAACAAAGTGTTTTGAGGGTCATGGGGGCTCTGGAACGCCTGCTGCTTTCTCTCCTGCTGCTGTCCTGGGAAGGCAAGCTATTGCAG GTTGGAGGGGTCAGATCAGTCACCCTACCAGAATCCCTCCTGTTCGTCTCCACGCTGGACGGTAGTCTGCATGCTGTCTCCAAACAGTCTGGAGACATAAAGTGGACCCTAAGAGAAG ACCCTATTATTCAAGTACCGGTCTACTTCACAGA GCCGGGTTTTCTCCCAGACCCCAATGATGGCAGTTTGTATGTTCTGGGCGGCAAACACAAGGAAGGCCTGATG AAACTGCCCTTCACCATCCCAGAGCTGGTTCAGTCGGCTCCCTGCAGGAGCTCTGATGGTATACTCTATACAG GGAAGAAGCAGGATGTGTGGTTTGTGGTGGATCCTGAGACAGGTGAGAAGCAAACCAGTTTAACCACCTCCTCCTCCGAATCCATCTGTCCTAACACTCCCCTGCTGTACATTGGACGCACAG AATACATGGTTACCATGTTTGACACCAAGACACAAGAGCTGCGATGGAACGCCACATACAATGATTACTCTGCTCCACCTTACGATGACAAACAAGACTACA AGATGGCCCATCTTGTGTCGAGTGGTGATGGACTTGTTGTGACAgttgacagagagacag GTGACGTCTTGTGGAGTCAGAACTATGGATCGCCCGTCGTAGGGGTCTATCTGTACTCTGGCGACACACTAAGACACGCCCCCCACCTGTCCCTCGCCATGGAAACGCTACGCTTCCTCACCTTCTCCTCTGCCAACGACCATGAAGACGCACACTCTACGTTAAAGTGGAGCTATCAGTTTGTGAAGGAGCAAGCCACTGCTCAAACACAACTCGT ACCCACTCTCTATGTAGGAAAGTTGGACTCCCACCTCTACGCCTCCACTTCCCTTGTCCACCATGGAGTCTCGTTAGTG CCTCGGGGACTGACCTTGGCTCGAATTGAGGGTCCACTGACGGCCGGAGTGACAGTCAGAGAGCGAGGGGAGTGTGAGATCACACCGTCCACTGATGTACGCTACCCACCAGGGAGCACAAACAGCCGGAAAAACCACTGGCTGCTAATAG GTCATCACGAGCTTCCTCCAGTGGCTCACACCACCATGCTGAGGGATTTCCCAGTCGGCCTGCAGCGTTCCGGTGAGGCAGTCATCCCCCCGCGCCCTTCTGCCTCCTCCGCCTCCCATGCCTCCTACTACCATGAGCGCTAC TTCCAGACAGTTGCTGGTAGCCATAGCGACACTAATGCTAATAGAGGAGGGGTTGATGCGAGGACAACTGAACAGGCCCAGAGGCCGGTCGCTGTGCTGCCTATCTATATGACTCCGGACCGTCTGACTCTGGCTGTTCTGACGCTGCTGCTCGGAGGATGGCTGGCCTTCGCGCTCACGTACCCcgtt CGTGCAGCTCATCAGCTGAAAGCTCAAAGGCAGCTGGAGGAGGCCTTTGAGTCTCGCCTCCAGCGAATGCATAACAACATGCAGAACAACATGCAGACCAGCATGCAAACAAACATGCAGAATAACACGCAGAACAACATGCAGACCAGCATGCAAACAAACATGCAGAATAACACGCAGAACAACATGCAGACGAGCATGCAGACCAACGTGCAGAGAGGGACCTCGGTTTCTTCGGAAACAACCCTTTCTACTGACACAAACCCCTCCGGTG ACTCTCAGCCTGCATCTGCTGACCCTCCACCAAGTCCTCACgctcacagcagcagcagcacctcaGATGTCGATACAAATGGCACCACAGGGCACAATCCCACAGCAG TAGGAAACGGTGAGGAAGTGCGGGTGGGTAAAATCTCTTTCACTCCATCTGAGGTGCTCGGACACGGCACAGCGGGAACTTTTGTCTTCAG GGGTCATTTTGATGGACGCCACGTAGCGGTGAAGCGAATACTGCCGGAGTGTTTCGAGGTAGCAGAGCGTGAGGTGCAGCTCCTCCGAGAGTCTGACACTCACCCGTACGTCATCCGATATTTCTGCACAGAGAGAGACCGCCTCTTCACTTACATCGCCATCGAGCTGTGCGCTGCCACCCTGCAACAG TATGTGGAGGATCCGTCTTGCTTTCCTGAGGTGAATCCTATAACTCTGCTGGGACAGACCATGTGTGGCCTCTCACACCTCCACTCACTCAACATAG TCCATCGTGATCTGAAGCCTAGAAACATCCTCCTTTCTGGTCCCAGTGCGCTGGGTCAGGTCCGAGCTCTCATCTCTGATTTTGGACTCTGTAAGAAGATCCCAGACGGTCGGAGCAGCTTCTCCTTGAGGTCAGGAATACCAGGAACTGATGGGTGGATAGCTCCCGAAGTACTGCGAGATACTCCGGGCAACAAACCG ACAGCAGCGGTGGACGTGTTCTCAGCAGGCTGTGTGTTCTACTTTGTGATCAGCAGGGGGCAACACCCCTTTGGTGATTCATTAAGACGGCAGGTCAACATCCTGTCAGGAGAATATTCACTCTCACATTTTATGGACGACATACATG ATGACGTCATAGCACAGGATCTGATCGAGCAAATGATCAGTGGCGAGCCCTCCGCCCGGCCCTCCACCGCCTGTGTGCTCAAACATCCGTTCTTCTGGAGCCCCGAGAAGCAGCTGCTCTTTTTCCAG GACGTTAGTGACCGCATAGAGAAGGAACCAGCAGACAGTCCGATTGTGGTCAAACTGGAGACTGCAGGAAGAGCAGTGGTTCGAACCAACTGGAGGATGCATATCTCTGTGCCTCTACAGACAG ACTTGAGGCGGTTCAGGACATATAAAGGAAACTCAGTCCGAGATCTGCTGAGAGCCATGAGGAATAAG AAGCATCACTACCACGAGTTGCCACCGGAGGTGCAGGAGACTCTCGGTGAGCTGCCAGAAGGCTTCGTCAGCTACTTCACCTCACGGTTTCCACGGTTACTGATGCACACGCACGCAGCTCTGCACATCTGCTCCCCTGAGAGATTGTTTCACCCCTACTATCTGCAACCCAACGCCAAATCGCAATAA
- the ern2 gene encoding serine/threonine-protein kinase/endoribonuclease IRE1 isoform X2 encodes MKQSVLRVMGALERLLLSLLLLSWEGKLLQVGGVRSVTLPESLLFVSTLDGSLHAVSKQSGDIKWTLREDPIIQVPVYFTEPGFLPDPNDGSLYVLGGKHKEGLMKLPFTIPELVQSAPCRSSDGILYTGKKQDVWFVVDPETGEKQTSLTTSSSESICPNTPLLYIGRTEYMVTMFDTKTQELRWNATYNDYSAPPYDDKQDYKMAHLVSSGDGLVVTVDRETGDVLWSQNYGSPVVGVYLYSGDTLRHAPHLSLAMETLRFLTFSSANDHEDAHSTLKWSYQFVKEQATAQTQLVPTLYVGKLDSHLYASTSLVHHGVSLVPRGLTLARIEGPLTAGVTVRERGECEITPSTDVRYPPGSTNSRKNHWLLIGHHELPPVAHTTMLRDFPVGLQRSGEAVIPPRPSASSASHASYYHERYFQTVAGSHSDTNANRGGVDARTTEQAQRPVAVLPIYMTPDRLTLAVLTLLLGGWLAFALTYPVRAAHQLKAQRQLEEAFESRLQRMHNNMQNNMQTSMQTNMQNNTQNNMQTSMQTNMQNNTQNNMQTSMQTNVQRGTSVSSETTLSTDTNPSGDSQPASADPPPSPHAHSSSSTSDVDTNGTTGHNPTAGNGEEVRVGKISFTPSEVLGHGTAGTFVFRGHFDGRHVAVKRILPECFEVAEREVQLLRESDTHPYVIRYFCTERDRLFTYIAIELCAATLQQYVEDPSCFPEVNPITLLGQTMCGLSHLHSLNIVHRDLKPRNILLSGPSALGQVRALISDFGLCKKIPDGRSSFSLRSGIPGTDGWIAPEVLRDTPGNKPTAAVDVFSAGCVFYFVISRGQHPFGDSLRRQVNILSGEYSLSHFMDDIHDDVIAQDLIEQMISGEPSARPSTACVLKHPFFWSPEKQLLFFQDVSDRIEKEPADSPIVVKLETAGRAVVRTNWRMHISVPLQTDLRRFRTYKGNSVRDLLRAMRNKKHHYHELPPEVQETLGELPEGFVSYFTSRFPRLLMHTHAALHICSPERLFHPYYLQPNAKSQ; translated from the exons ATGAAACAAAGTGTTTTGAGGGTCATGGGGGCTCTGGAACGCCTGCTGCTTTCTCTCCTGCTGCTGTCCTGGGAAGGCAAGCTATTGCAG GTTGGAGGGGTCAGATCAGTCACCCTACCAGAATCCCTCCTGTTCGTCTCCACGCTGGACGGTAGTCTGCATGCTGTCTCCAAACAGTCTGGAGACATAAAGTGGACCCTAAGAGAAG ACCCTATTATTCAAGTACCGGTCTACTTCACAGA GCCGGGTTTTCTCCCAGACCCCAATGATGGCAGTTTGTATGTTCTGGGCGGCAAACACAAGGAAGGCCTGATG AAACTGCCCTTCACCATCCCAGAGCTGGTTCAGTCGGCTCCCTGCAGGAGCTCTGATGGTATACTCTATACAG GGAAGAAGCAGGATGTGTGGTTTGTGGTGGATCCTGAGACAGGTGAGAAGCAAACCAGTTTAACCACCTCCTCCTCCGAATCCATCTGTCCTAACACTCCCCTGCTGTACATTGGACGCACAG AATACATGGTTACCATGTTTGACACCAAGACACAAGAGCTGCGATGGAACGCCACATACAATGATTACTCTGCTCCACCTTACGATGACAAACAAGACTACA AGATGGCCCATCTTGTGTCGAGTGGTGATGGACTTGTTGTGACAgttgacagagagacag GTGACGTCTTGTGGAGTCAGAACTATGGATCGCCCGTCGTAGGGGTCTATCTGTACTCTGGCGACACACTAAGACACGCCCCCCACCTGTCCCTCGCCATGGAAACGCTACGCTTCCTCACCTTCTCCTCTGCCAACGACCATGAAGACGCACACTCTACGTTAAAGTGGAGCTATCAGTTTGTGAAGGAGCAAGCCACTGCTCAAACACAACTCGT ACCCACTCTCTATGTAGGAAAGTTGGACTCCCACCTCTACGCCTCCACTTCCCTTGTCCACCATGGAGTCTCGTTAGTG CCTCGGGGACTGACCTTGGCTCGAATTGAGGGTCCACTGACGGCCGGAGTGACAGTCAGAGAGCGAGGGGAGTGTGAGATCACACCGTCCACTGATGTACGCTACCCACCAGGGAGCACAAACAGCCGGAAAAACCACTGGCTGCTAATAG GTCATCACGAGCTTCCTCCAGTGGCTCACACCACCATGCTGAGGGATTTCCCAGTCGGCCTGCAGCGTTCCGGTGAGGCAGTCATCCCCCCGCGCCCTTCTGCCTCCTCCGCCTCCCATGCCTCCTACTACCATGAGCGCTAC TTCCAGACAGTTGCTGGTAGCCATAGCGACACTAATGCTAATAGAGGAGGGGTTGATGCGAGGACAACTGAACAGGCCCAGAGGCCGGTCGCTGTGCTGCCTATCTATATGACTCCGGACCGTCTGACTCTGGCTGTTCTGACGCTGCTGCTCGGAGGATGGCTGGCCTTCGCGCTCACGTACCCcgtt CGTGCAGCTCATCAGCTGAAAGCTCAAAGGCAGCTGGAGGAGGCCTTTGAGTCTCGCCTCCAGCGAATGCATAACAACATGCAGAACAACATGCAGACCAGCATGCAAACAAACATGCAGAATAACACGCAGAACAACATGCAGACCAGCATGCAAACAAACATGCAGAATAACACGCAGAACAACATGCAGACGAGCATGCAGACCAACGTGCAGAGAGGGACCTCGGTTTCTTCGGAAACAACCCTTTCTACTGACACAAACCCCTCCGGTG ACTCTCAGCCTGCATCTGCTGACCCTCCACCAAGTCCTCACgctcacagcagcagcagcacctcaGATGTCGATACAAATGGCACCACAGGGCACAATCCCACAGCAG GAAACGGTGAGGAAGTGCGGGTGGGTAAAATCTCTTTCACTCCATCTGAGGTGCTCGGACACGGCACAGCGGGAACTTTTGTCTTCAG GGGTCATTTTGATGGACGCCACGTAGCGGTGAAGCGAATACTGCCGGAGTGTTTCGAGGTAGCAGAGCGTGAGGTGCAGCTCCTCCGAGAGTCTGACACTCACCCGTACGTCATCCGATATTTCTGCACAGAGAGAGACCGCCTCTTCACTTACATCGCCATCGAGCTGTGCGCTGCCACCCTGCAACAG TATGTGGAGGATCCGTCTTGCTTTCCTGAGGTGAATCCTATAACTCTGCTGGGACAGACCATGTGTGGCCTCTCACACCTCCACTCACTCAACATAG TCCATCGTGATCTGAAGCCTAGAAACATCCTCCTTTCTGGTCCCAGTGCGCTGGGTCAGGTCCGAGCTCTCATCTCTGATTTTGGACTCTGTAAGAAGATCCCAGACGGTCGGAGCAGCTTCTCCTTGAGGTCAGGAATACCAGGAACTGATGGGTGGATAGCTCCCGAAGTACTGCGAGATACTCCGGGCAACAAACCG ACAGCAGCGGTGGACGTGTTCTCAGCAGGCTGTGTGTTCTACTTTGTGATCAGCAGGGGGCAACACCCCTTTGGTGATTCATTAAGACGGCAGGTCAACATCCTGTCAGGAGAATATTCACTCTCACATTTTATGGACGACATACATG ATGACGTCATAGCACAGGATCTGATCGAGCAAATGATCAGTGGCGAGCCCTCCGCCCGGCCCTCCACCGCCTGTGTGCTCAAACATCCGTTCTTCTGGAGCCCCGAGAAGCAGCTGCTCTTTTTCCAG GACGTTAGTGACCGCATAGAGAAGGAACCAGCAGACAGTCCGATTGTGGTCAAACTGGAGACTGCAGGAAGAGCAGTGGTTCGAACCAACTGGAGGATGCATATCTCTGTGCCTCTACAGACAG ACTTGAGGCGGTTCAGGACATATAAAGGAAACTCAGTCCGAGATCTGCTGAGAGCCATGAGGAATAAG AAGCATCACTACCACGAGTTGCCACCGGAGGTGCAGGAGACTCTCGGTGAGCTGCCAGAAGGCTTCGTCAGCTACTTCACCTCACGGTTTCCACGGTTACTGATGCACACGCACGCAGCTCTGCACATCTGCTCCCCTGAGAGATTGTTTCACCCCTACTATCTGCAACCCAACGCCAAATCGCAATAA